A DNA window from Micromonospora inyonensis contains the following coding sequences:
- a CDS encoding PfkB family carbohydrate kinase gives MSTGRQPWVAVVGDNCVDRYRGSEDRDYSGGNAFNVAVHLARAGVAVRYFGAVGTDARQAVIRSGLEVNGISTDDLTVLDGPTAVTEISVAANGDRTFDREDFGVTADYFPTEAQLDQIAEAGWVHIGMLPEATRLRKALAGRTTVSQDCAVAAGLTDLDVAFLSAGETGDARELAAGAAAAGVGVAVATRGAEGSVCLSGDRWYEQAALPAIIVDTTGAGDSFIAGFIAARLSRRPLPEALETGARFAAATCAYRSGWPHLPLDKESR, from the coding sequence ATGAGCACCGGACGACAGCCCTGGGTCGCGGTCGTCGGCGACAACTGCGTCGACCGCTACCGGGGCAGCGAGGACCGCGACTACTCCGGGGGCAACGCCTTTAACGTGGCGGTCCACCTCGCCCGGGCCGGAGTGGCGGTGCGCTACTTCGGCGCGGTGGGCACCGACGCGCGGCAAGCGGTCATCCGGTCCGGGCTCGAGGTCAACGGTATCTCCACCGACGACCTCACCGTGCTCGACGGCCCCACGGCGGTCACGGAGATCAGCGTCGCCGCCAACGGCGACCGCACCTTCGATCGGGAGGACTTCGGCGTGACCGCCGACTATTTCCCCACGGAAGCGCAGCTCGATCAGATCGCCGAGGCCGGCTGGGTGCACATCGGCATGCTGCCGGAGGCGACCCGGCTGCGGAAGGCGCTGGCTGGCCGGACCACCGTCAGCCAGGACTGCGCGGTCGCCGCCGGGCTGACCGACCTCGATGTCGCGTTCCTCTCGGCGGGTGAGACCGGCGACGCCCGCGAGCTCGCCGCCGGCGCGGCCGCCGCCGGAGTGGGAGTGGCCGTCGCGACGCGCGGCGCCGAGGGCTCGGTCTGTCTCAGCGGAGACCGCTGGTACGAGCAGGCCGCCCTACCGGCGATCATCGTCGACACCACCGGCGCCGGCGACAGCTTCATCGCCGGTTTCATCGCGGCCCGCCTCAGCCGCCGACCCCTGCCCGAGGCGCTGGAGACGGGGGCCCGCTTCGCGGCGGCCACCTGCGCGTACCGCTCGGGCTGGCCCCACCTGCCACTGGACAAGGAGTCACGGTGA